A window of Fusarium verticillioides 7600 chromosome 10, whole genome shotgun sequence contains these coding sequences:
- a CDS encoding acetyltransferase, with protein MTVFNIDEEDNLNRMRRGDLYYAFTPDLVAARRRCRQAVTRLNAAEDPTRREMAEFWRQITNDDRPLPPPAATEDEDDNVLHEYPWIEAPIRIDYGTNIKVGSNVFINFNCTILDTCQVTIGSRTLIGPNVSFFSGTHPLDPDLRNGTDGPELGGTITVGEDCWIAGNATILPGITIGAGSTVGAGSVVTKDVPPYHVVAGNPAKIIRKLERNPNGKQEV; from the exons ATGACCGTCTTTAACAtcgacgaggaggacaaCCTCAACCGCATGCGCCGCGGCGATCTGTACTACGCCTTTACACCCGATTTGGTAGCAGCCCGGAGGCGATGCAGGCAAGCCGTTACTCGACTCAACGCAGCCGAGGACCCAACACGCCGCGAGATGGCTGAATTCTGGAGACA GATCACAAACGACGACCGCCCTTTACCTCCGCCTGCAGCcacagaagatgaggacgacaACGTGCTGCACGAGTATCCCTGGATTGAAGCCCCCATCAGGATCGATTACGGCACGAATATCAAAGTAGGAAGCAATGTTTttatcaacttcaactgcACAATACTTGACACATGCCAAGTAACCATCGGTTCAAGGACGTTGATCGGGCCAAATGTTTCATTCTTCTCCGGTACGCATCCTTTGGATCCTGACCTGCGTAATGGCACAGATGGTCCAGAACTGGGCGGTACAATCACTGTAGGTGAAGATTGCTGGATTGCGGGCAACGCGACCATTCTTCCGGGTATCACAATCGGTGCTGGTTCCACAGTTGGTGCGGGAAGTGTTGTCACAAAG GACGTGCCGCCTTACCATGTGGTTGCTGGAAACCCTGCCAAAATCATTCGTAAGCTTGAAAGGAACCCCAACGGAAAGCAAGAGGTGTAG
- a CDS encoding phenylacetate 2-hydroxylase (At least one base has a quality score < 10) yields MSDQVIYLAIIIGLYMLYKLANSTDQPKIKGIPEIPGVPLFGNLIQLGTDHARVAQKWAKKYGPVFQTRLGTKRVIYVNSYEAVKHFWITHQSARISRSTFHTFQSVVSSSQVFTIGTSPLDESCKNRRKAAATALNRPAVQSYMPILDLESLLLHEITYVEREISNFRSTSNNWQDYVPLLRLWGAQNSSAEEFRVRRDKYLSDLLANLKSRIDNGTDKPCITGNILKDPTAKLNDAEIKSICLTMVSAGLDTVPGNVIMGIAYLATEHGQKIQAKALKEIYKVYPNGEAWERCLVEEKVPYVTALVKEILRFWTVIPICLPRESIKDIPYQGTVIPAGTKFFMNAYAADYDESRFANPYEFNPERYIDDKEVGTPHYAYGAGSRMCAGSHLANRELYTAFIRLITAFEILPPKDKKDFPVMDCIECNANPTSLTTDPKPFKVGFKPRDEAKAREWIAAGEERTQDIR; encoded by the exons ATGTCTGATCAAGTTATCTACCTCGCTATTATCATCGGCCTGTACATGCTGTACAAGTTGGCCAATTCGACGGACCAACCAAAGATCAAGGGTATCCCCGAGATTCCTGGTGTACCACTTTTTGGAAACTTGATTCAGTTGGGGACGGACCATGCCAGAGTTGCGCAGAAATGGGCCAAGAAGTACGGTCCTGTCTTTCAGACACGCCTGGGAACCAAG CGAGTCATCTATGTCAACTCTTATGAGGCCGTAAAGCATTTCTGGATCACTCACCAGTCGGCACGAATCTCCCGCTCCACATTTCACACGTTCCAATCAGTTGTTTCTTCATCCCAGGTCTTCACCATTGGCACTTCGCCATTGGATGAATCCTGCAAGAACCGCCGCAAGGCCGCCGCCACTGCCCTCAACCGCCCTGCCGTTCAATCTTACATGCCGATTCTCGACCTCGAATCTCTC CTTCTTCACGAAATCACCTACGTTGAGCGCGAGATTTCAAACTTCAGATCAACTAGCAACAACTGGCAGGACTATGTTCCACTACTTCGACTTTGGGGAGCGCAAAACTCATCAGCTGAGGAATTCAGAGTCCGACGTGACAAGTATCTGTCTGACCTTCTggccaacctcaagagcAGAATCGACAACGGAACAGACAAGCCTTGCATCACTGGAAACATTCTGAAGGACCCTACCGCCAAGCTGAACGACG CCGAGATCAAGTCTATCTGCCTCACTATGGTTTCTGCTGGTCTGGACACAGTTCCAGGTAACGTCATCATGGGCATCGCATACCTCGCAACCGAGCACGGCCAGAAAATTCAAgccaaggccctcaaggagatcTACAAAGTCTACCCCAACGGTGAAGCCTGGGAGCGATGCCTCGTTGAAGAGAAGGTTCCCTACGTCACCGCCCtcgtcaaggagattctCCGATTCTGGACCGTTATTCCTATCTGCCTGCCTCGGGAaagcatcaaggatatccCTTACCAGGGTACCGTGATCCCTGCAGGAACCAAGTTTTTCATG AACGCCTACGCCGCAGACTATGATGAATCACGATTCGCGAATCCTTACGAGTTTAACCCTGAGCGATacatcgacgacaaggagGTTGGCACGCCTCACTACGCCTATGGTGCTGGATCACGAATGTGCGCGGGCTCTCACCTTGCAAACCGCGAGCTTTACACAGCTTTCATCCGCCTCATCACTGCTTTCGAGATTCTTCCtcccaaggacaagaaggactTTCCCGTCATGGATTGCATCGAGTGCAACGCCAACCCTACTTCGCTGACGACGGACCCCAAGCCTTTCAAGGTCGGTTTCAAGCCGCGagatgaggccaaggctaGGGAATGGATTGCTGCTGGCGAAGAGCGAACTCAGGACATAAGGTAG